The sequence below is a genomic window from Oscillospiraceae bacterium.
CGCGATCTGCTCGTAGCCCTCCTTCTTGGCCTTGCTGGCAAAGTAGGTATACTTGTTGCGCGCCTGGGACTCCCCCGCAAATGCGGTCCACAGGTTCTGTTCGGTCTTGCTGCCTTTCAGCTCCATTTCAAAAACTTCCTTTCCATGTCATAGCGTTCTCTCTAAATCTTTTGCTAAAACAGGGCCGGGCGGTTAACCCTCGCCCTTCCAGAAGCCGTGGAGGTTGCAGTACTCATAGGCCTCCACCTTTTCGCCCTTGACGCCGGTCTTGAGCTCCGGCTTCTCGCCGGGCCCGGGCAGGCGCACCGTGACTGTGTCGCCATCCACAGCCGCGATGATCTGGATGAAATGCTCGGGCAGCATGGGGTGCTCCACGGAGCCCACCTTCACGGTGACGACGGAGCCGTGGCCGTGGGCCACGCGCTCCACCACGGGGACGTGCTTCTCCAGCGCGCCGTCGGTGGTGTTGGGCACCAGCTCCTGCATGGGCTCGCCGCAGCAGATCACGGGCACTCCCTTGTCCACCAGCTTCCAGACGACATTGCCGCAATGGGCGCAACGGTACAACTTAAATTCCATAGGTAAAACCTCCTATTCGATATGACTATAACACTTTTTTCCTCTAAGATCAATGGGTCACTTTACAGTGTACGCACGTCCCGTGGAAAAGCAATTCGTGACCCCGCACAACGTGGCCGGCGGCCTGGGCGGCCTTCTCGTCCAGCGAGGGGTCGTAGGGCAGGTCCAGGTCGTACACGCCCCCGCAGCAGGCGCACTGGAAATGGGGATGGGGCCTGGTGTTGGCGTCGTACCGCTCCACGGGGAAGGCCATGCGCGTGATGGTCCCCTCGTCGGCCAGCAGGTTCAGGTTGCGGTAGACCGTGCCCAGGCTCAGGTTGGGATTGGCGGGCTTGAGCCAGCTGTAGACCATCTCAGCCGTGGGGTGCTGGTCAGTGCCCATCAGGGCCTGATAGATCATCTCCCGCTGACGGGAATAGCGCTTTCCGTTCATAGGTCACCTCTTATCTCATTTCAATTTCATAACCAGTAACTATTACTGTTATTGTCAATATAACAGATTTCACCTGCCAATGCAAGCCCCTATCGAAAATTTTTTCCGGGTGTAATGCACCAAGCGCCGCGCATACTAGGATGCGGATGGAGATTCCTAACGAACATTTTAAGAAATAAGCGCAAATACAGGAGGATGCGGAATGAAAAGGACTATGACGACTCTGCTCCTGGCCGCGGCGGTTTGCCTGTCCATGGCCGGCTGCACCAGTGACAAGGCCCCCAACGTGACCCCGACCCCCACCCCCGCGGTGACGTCCACCCCCAGCGCCATTCCCAGCGCCACCCCGAGCACGGAGCCCAGCGGTATGCCTGAACAGACCCCCGCCGACCTGCCCGAGGGTACGCCCGGTACGGGCGCCGTGGGCGGCGCGGCCGGGGCCTATACCGGCCGCGGCAACGGCATGACCCGCGCGGCTGACGACGTGGCCCGCGGCGCCGGCGATGTGGTGCGCGGCGCCGCCGACGGCGTCGGCGACATCGTAAACGGCGTGGGCAACGCCGCCCGCGACGTGGGCAACGGCGTGAAGAACGCCGTCCGCTAACCATTAACGCAACGGCAAACAAGGGGAGGAGCGCACGGCGCTCCTCCCCTTCCTCATTTCGTAAGCTCCTTTTCATAAATTCGTAAGGCTTTGGACGCGCCTTTTTCCGAAAGTTCAGGATTTTTCCCATTATAATGTCCTCAATGAAGAAAAACAGGAGGAATTCTTATGAAAAAGCCGTCCATCGCCATCCTCTTCGGCGGATGCTCCACCGAGTACCCCGTCTCGCTCCAGTCCGCCCACGCGGTGATCACCCACCTGGACCGGGAGAAGTACGAACCTGTGCTGCTGGGAATCACCCGGGACGGGCGCTGGTTCCGCTACACCGGGCCGGAGGACGCCCTGCTGGACGACACCTGGCACACGGACGCGCGCCACCTCACCCCCGCCGTAATCTCCCCCGACCGGGGGCTCCACGGCCTGCTGCTGCTCTCCACCGCGGGCCCCTCCTCCCTGCGGCTGGACGCGGCCTTCCCCGTCCTCCACGGCAAAAACGGCGAAGACGGCACCGTGCAGGGCCTGTTGGAGCTGGCGGGCATCCCTGTGGTGGGCTGCGGGGTGCTCCCCTCCGCCGTGTGCATGGACAAGGACGTGGCCCACCGCCTGGCCGCCGTCGCCGGGATTGACGTGCCCCCCTCCGCCGTGTTTTACGGCTGGGAGGCGCTTTCCCTTCTGGCGCAGCGCACCGGCGGGCTGGCCTACCCCCTCTTCGTCAAGCCCGCCCGGGCCGGCTCCTCCTTCGGCATCACCCGCATCGAGGGCCCGGAGGATCTGGAGGGCGCGGTGCGCGCCGCGTTGGAGCACGACGACAAGGTGGTGATTGAGCAGTCAGTCCCCGGCTTTGAGGTGGGCTGCGCGGTGCTGGGCACCCAGGTGCTCACCGCCGGGCGGGTGGACGAAATTGAGCTGGCCGCCGGTTTTTTTGACTACACGGAGAAGTACAATCTGATTACCTCCAAGATCCACATGCCCGCCCGGATCTCCCCGGAGCTGGAGGCCCGGGTGCGCGCCGCCGCCCTGGCGGCCTACCGGGCCCTGGAGTGCCGGGGCTTCGCCCGGGTGGACCTCTTTCTCACCCCGGAGGGCCGGGTGGTGTTCAACGAGATCAACACCATCCCCGGCTTCACCGCCCACAGCCGCTACCCCAGTATGATGGGGGGCGTGGGGCTGGACTTCTCCGCCCTGGTGGAGGCCCTGGTCAGCCAGGCGGTGGGCGCATGAGCGCCGAGGCGCTGAGCCGCACGGGCGCGCTGATCCTGGTCAACGCGGATCACCCCCTGGCCGCCGATCCCCCGCCCGAGGAACTCACTCCGGTGGACGCCCGGCACCCGGAGATCCTGCTCCACGTCCGGGCCAGGGCCATGCTGGAGCTGCTGCTGCGGGAGGTGGACGGCGCGGGGGGCATCGTGCCGGTGAGCGGCTACCGCCCCCTGTCCGAGCAGCGGCAGATCTGGGAAAACTCCCTGGCCCGCGAGGGCCGCGCCTTTACCGAGACCTACGTGGCCCGGCCCGGGTGCAGCGAGCACCAGACCGGCCTGGCCATCGATTTGGGGGAGAACCGGCTCGACATCGACTTCATCCGCCCAGCCTTCCCGGACACCGGGGCGTGCGGCGCCTTCCGCCGCCGGGCGGCGGACTACGGCTTCGTCCTGCGCTATCCCGCCGGGAAGGAGTCCGTCACCGGCATCGGGCACGAGCCCTGGCACTTCCGCTACGTGGGCTGGCCCCACTCCCGCATGATGGAGGACCGGGGGCTGGTGCTGGAGGAGTATTTGGATTACCTGCGGGGCTTCTCCCCGGAAGCGCCGCTGCGCTGCCGGGCGGCAGGCCGGACCTTTGAGATCTGCTACTCCCCCCGCCCGGCCGGGCTGGAGGGCCGCCTCCCCGCCGGGGTGCCCTGCCAGTGGTCGGGGGACAACGCCGGGGGCGCGGTGCTCACGCTATGGAGGGACGCGGGATGATGGGGGCCAAGTCCAAGACCGGGGGGCTGGACTGGTTCCGGCCCGTGGCCGCCCTGCTGGTGGTGGCCGTGCACACCGGGCCGCTGCTCTCGGTGAGCGCGGGGGCCAACTACCTGATCACCGACATTCTGGCCCGGCTGGCGGTGCCCTTTTTCTTCGCCGTGTCGGGGTACTTCCTGGCGCCCAAGCTGGACGCGCAGGGCGCGGCCGCCCTCCTCCCCTTCCTGAAAAAGACCGCCATCCTGTATGGTGCTTCCACTTTACTCTACCTCCCCATCCGTTTTTACAGCGGCTACTTCCAGCAGCCCGGCCTGCCCGGGCTGATCCTGCGGGACATTTTCCTGGACGGCACCTTCTACCACCTGTGGTACTTCCCTGCGGCCATGCTGGGAGCCTGTCTGGTCTGCCTGCTGCTGCGCCTGTGCCGCAGGCCGGGGATCGCCCTGGGCGTCTGCGCCGGGCTGTACCTGCTGGGGCTGCTGGGGGACAGCTACTTCGGCCTGGCCGCCCTGCTGCCTCCCCTGGGCGCGGCCTACGAGAGCTACTTCGCCCTCTTCGGCCTGACCCGCAACGGCGTCTTTTTCGCCCCGATCTTCCTCCTGCTGGGCGGTATGCTGGCCCGGCGCCCGGCCCGGCGGACCCCAAAGCAGTATGCCGCCGCCCTCTGTGGGGCGCTGGCGCTGCTGATCGCCGAGGGCATTACTGTAAAGCAGTTTAGCCTTGCACACTTCGACGCCCTCTACCTGTCCCTGCCCCTCTGCGTGGCCCTGCTGATCCTGTGGCTGCGGGGGCTGAACCTGGACGGAAAGCCCGCCCTGCGCACCTGGGCCGCGGCGGTCTACGTCCTGCATCCCCTGTGCATCGTGCTGGTGCGGGGCGCGGCCAAGGTGCTGGTCCTCACCGCCTTGCTGGTGGAGTGCAGCCCCGTCCACTATCTGGCGGTGGTGCTGATCTCCGGCGCGCTGGCCCTGCCCTTCGCCCTGTGGGGGCGGCGGTGCGGACGGGCCGCGCCGCCCCGGAGGGGCCGGGCCTGGACGGAGATCGACCTGGACGCCCTGCGGCACAACGCCGCCGCCCTGAGCGCCCTGCTGCCCGAGGGCTGCTCCCTCATGGCCGTGGTCAAGGCCGACGCCTACGGCCACGGGGCGCCGGAGACCGCCCGCGCCTGTACGCGGGCGGGCATCCACGCCTTTGCGGTGGCCACGGCGGAGGAGGGCGTCCAGCTGCGCCGCGCCGGAATCAGGGGTGAGATCCTGGTGCTGGGGTACTCCGGCCCGGAGTACGCCCCCCTCCTCTCCCGCTGCCGCCTGACACAGACAGTGGTCAGCGCCGGGCACGCCCGGGCCCTGGACGGGGCCGGGTTCCCACTGCGGGTGCACCTCAAGGTGGACACCGGGATGCACCGGCTGGGCATCCCCTGGGACGACGCCGGGGCGCTGGAAGGGGTTTTCGCCTGCCGCAGCCTGCGCGTGTGCGGCATGTTCACCCACCTGGCCGCCGCCGAGACCCTGGACGAGGCCGGCGAGGCCCGCACCCGGGAGCAGATCCGCCGCTTCTACAGTACGGCGGAGGCCCTGGAGCGGGCCGGGCACGCCCCCGGCGCCCTCCACATCCAGAACAGCTACGGCCTGCTGAACTACGGCCCCCTGCCCTGCGCCTACGTCCGGGCGGGCATCTCCCTCTACGGGGTGTACAGCGCCCCCGGCGACCGCACCAGGACGGCCCCCGCCCTGCGGCCCGTATTATCCCTCCGCGCCCGGGTGGCCCAGGTCCACACCCTGGAGGCCGGAGAGCGCGCCGGGTACGACGGGGCCTACGTGGCCAGGCGGCCCAGCCGGGTAGCCCTCCTTACCGTCGGGTACGCGGACGGCTACCCCCGCGCCTGCTCCTGCGGCAAGGGGCGGGTGCTCCTCCACGGGCAATACGCCCCGGTGGCGGGGCTGGTGTGCATGGATCAGCTTTTGGTTGACATAACGGACATCCCCGGCGTGGAACCGGGGGACATCGCCACCCTGATCGGCCGGGACGGGGATCAGCTCCTCTCCGCCGAGGAGGTGGCCGGGGCGGCGGGCACCATAACCAACGAGCTGCTCTCCCGCATGGGCGGGCGGCTGGAGCGGGTTTTCCTTGCCAGCGGAGGCAATCCGGGGTAAAATGGGAAAAAGGCTTGAAAGGTGGTCCCCGCTATGGAGCATCAGGTGCGCTTTTTCGTCACCCGCCACGGCCAGACCCTGCTGAACACGCTGGACAAGGCCCAGGGCTGGGCGGACAGCCCGCTCACCGCCCAGGGCGCGCAGGCCGCGTCCCGGCTGGGGCGCGGCCTGTTTGCCGCCGGCGTGCCCTTCTCCGCCGCCTACGCCAGCGACAGCGGCCGGGCCCTGGAGACCGCCCGGCTGGTGCTGGAACCGCTGGGCCCCGCCGCCCCCGCCCTGGAGGCCGACCCCCGCCTGCGGGAGTGGTGCCTGGGCAGTCTGGAGGCCGAGCCCAACCCGGTGCTGATGAAGGCCCTGCGGGAGAACGTCTCCGCCGACATCGGCCGCGGCTTCGCCTGGCTCAACCTCCACATGGACGAGGTGGCCCAGGTGGTGTACCGCCTGGACAAAACCGGCATGGCCCAGCCCTTTGAGGACATCCGCGCCCGCCTCACCGGCTTTCTGGACGAGGCCGCCCGCCGGGCGGGGGGCGGGAACGTGCTGGTGGTCACCCACGCCTTCGTCATCAAGACCCTGCTCTTCCTCTTCGCCCCGGACCGGGTGAACGAGAAGGCCAAGATCGAAAACGCCAGCATTACCATGGTGGTCTGGGAGGACGGCGCCCTGCGGGTGGAGGAGATCAGCGACACCCATTACAGCGCGTAAAAGGAGGCCTCCGCCGGCTATAACCGGCGGAGGCCTCCTTTTTGCTATTGCGCAACGAACACCTGGAGCGTGGCGGTGAGCTCCCGGCCGGGGGCGGCGATGGTCTTACCCTGGCAGTACATGGCGGCGGAGGCCCCGCCGTCCAGGTTGACCGCGTCCACGCAGCCCAGCCGGAGCATCAGCTCCCGCATCTGCTGGGTGCTGGCGGAGGGCACGTTGACCAGCAGCAGCTTCCCGTCCGCGGTGGTGCCCACGGCGGTGCGTGGGGTGACCGCGGTGGTGAAGCGCGCCTCGGAGAAGCCGGAATCCGTGCTGTGGTCCTCCGCGCCGTCCTTCACCAGCCGGGGCGCGCCGGAGACCATGGTCTGCACCCCGTCCAGGGAGAAGCCCTCGCCGTCCTCGGTGTAGAGGTAGGGCTCCAGCGCCACGGCCCGGCCCAGCTCGGGGGCGCGGTAGTAGCTGGTGGAGATGACCTCGGTACTGGAGTAGAGTACGAAGCCGTCGGCGGGGATGTCCACCGTCTCCCCCGGCGCCACGGCCCGGTAGGCGGTGGTGACCCCGTGCTCCACGGTGAGCGCCGCCCCGGCGTAGGTCACCGGGAAGGAGCCCCCCCGGGCGGGGGTGTAGAGCACCGACTGGTTGGCAAACTGGCTCAGCACGTTGACCTCAAAGGCCGCCCACTGCTGGGCCGTGCCGCCGTCCGCCGTCTTGACCCGGACGAAGACCGCCGGGCGGCCCCAGCGCAGTTCCCCGGAGGCGGTGATCCCCAGGGAGGAGATGCCGGAGGAGGCGTAGACGAACTGTCCGTCGATCATCAGGTGGCCGATAGGGTCCTTGATCTCCTTGTACGCCTCGAAGAAATTGGCGTTGATAACCGCCGCCGCCCCCGCGCCCGAGACGATGGAGGAGAAGGCGCGGGTGTTGTTCAGCTTCCCGTCGGGCAGGGCGGCGCGGACGCTCACCCGGCTGTCGGCGGGGTTCACTGTGATCACGTTGGCGCTCACCGTGCCCGAGGGCAGGGTGTACTTCTGCTGGCTCAGCGTCAGAGGCTCCTCCCTGGGGGCGGTCTTGTCCAAAAGCGCCTTCACCTGGGGCAGGGCGGACAGGTTGTTTTTGTCCAGCGCCCCGTCGGCCACCACCACGATCTGGTGGGCGGTCTCGTACTCCACGGTGAGGCCCAGCCCCTCCAGCACCGCCCGGACGGGCACGTAGGTGCGGTTGTTCATGGCCCTGGCGGGCACGTCCATGGCCCCCGGCTCGCCATCCACGGTGATGGCAGCCGATCCGATTTGCAGCTCCACCCGGTGCTCCCCCCGGGTGAAGACCACGTTGTTGGTGGCGGCGTCCCACGAGGAGGCGCCGCCGAAGGCCTGGACGATGGGGCTCACGGGCAGGAGGGTGCGGCCGTTCTCGGCTACCGGGAAAACCGCCGCGCTCTGGGCGTCCACCTGCCGCACCTCCTCCCCCACCACGCACCAGGGGCTGTTCAGCCGCAGGGCGGCCACCAGCGCGGGCTGGGCGCCCAGGGCGGCGGGGGCCAGGGAAAGGAGCAGGGCAAGGGCCGACAGCAGGGGCAACACGCGCTTTTTCATCGAACTTCCCTCATTTTTTCTTCTTGTTGGGCCGGGCGTTCTTCTTCGGCTTGGCGGAGGCCCAGCCCTTCTTGCTCCGGGGCTTGGCGGAGGGGGCGGCGGGGGCCTGTCCCCGCCCCGCGGGCTTGCCCTTGGGTTCGGCGGCGGGGGCGGGCCCCCGCCCTACGGGGCGGAGGAGGCAGTTCTTCCCGAAGCCGATGAGATCCTCCCGGTGGGCGGCGTGGAGGGCCTCCAGCACCAGGCGGCGCTTCTCGGGCCGTTTCCACTGCATCAGGGCCCGCTGCATGGCCTTCTCGTGGGGGTCCTTCGGCACGTAGACCGGCTGCATGGTGCGGGGGTCCAGCCCCGTATAGTACATGCAGGTGGACAGGGTGCCCGGCGTGGGGTAGAAATCCTGCACCTGCTCGGGCTGGCGGCCCGTGCAGTTGAGCCACTCGGCCAGTTCCACCGCGTCGGGCAGGGTGCAGCCGGGGTGGGAGGACATGAGGTAGGGCACCAAAAACTGCTTCATGCCGTACTTCTGGTTCAGGCTGTCGTACTTCTTCCGGAACCGCTCGTACACGTCGATATGGGGCTTGCCCATATAGTCCAGCACGCCGCCCACGCAGTGCTCCGGGGCCACCTTGAGCTGGCCGGAGACGTGGTGCTTCACCAGCTCCCCGAAGAACTCCCCGTTCTTGTCCTGGAGCATGTAGTCGAAGCGGATGCCCGAGCGGATGAAAATCTTCTTGATACCCGGGATCTCCCGCAGGCGGCGCAGCAGGGCCAGGTAGTCGGAGTGGTCCGCGTCCAGGTTGGGGCAGGGCGTGGGGGCCAGGCAGGCCCGGTTCTTGCACATGCCCGCCTTGAGCTGCTTTTTGCAGGACGGGTGGCGGAAGTTGGCGGTGGGGCCGCCCACGTCGTGGATATAGCCCTTGAAGCCGGGGTGCTTCGTCAGAGCGGTGACCTCCCGCACCACGCTCTCCTGGCTGCGGCAGGTGATCATGCGGCCCTGGTGGAAGGCCAGGGAGCAGAAATTGCACGCCCCGAAGCACCCCCGGTTGTGGGCCACCGAGAAGCGCACCTCCTCGATGGCGGGCACGCCCCCCCGCTCGTCGTACATGGGGTGGGGCTCCCGCGCGTAGGGCAGCTCGGCCACGAAGTCCAGCTCCGCCGTGCTCAGGGGCATGGCGGGCGGGTTGACCACCAGCAGCTGCGCCCCGTGGCGCTGGAGGATGGCCTTCCCCCGCACCGCGTCGTGCTCCTCGTACTGGATGCGGTTGGCCTCGGCGTAGGCGCGCTTGTCCGCGCACACTTCCTCAAAGGAGGCGCACTCCACCCTGGGGTAGGCGCACTGGGCCGGGTTCTTCGCCGCAAAGCAGGTGCCCCGCACGTCGGTGATCTCCCCCGCCGGGGTGCCGGAGGCCAGCCGGGCGGCGATCTCCCGGGTGGCGTTCTCCCCCATGCCGTAGACCAGCAGGTCGGCCTGGCTGTCGAAGAGGATGGATCTGCGCACCTTGTCCTCCCAGTAGTCGTAGTGGGCGAAGCGGCGCAGGGAGGCCTCCAGCCCCCCGATG
It includes:
- a CDS encoding transcriptional repressor; its protein translation is MNGKRYSRQREMIYQALMGTDQHPTAEMVYSWLKPANPNLSLGTVYRNLNLLADEGTITRMAFPVERYDANTRPHPHFQCACCGGVYDLDLPYDPSLDEKAAQAAGHVVRGHELLFHGTCVHCKVTH
- a CDS encoding phosphoglycerate mutase — encoded protein: MEHQVRFFVTRHGQTLLNTLDKAQGWADSPLTAQGAQAASRLGRGLFAAGVPFSAAYASDSGRALETARLVLEPLGPAAPALEADPRLREWCLGSLEAEPNPVLMKALRENVSADIGRGFAWLNLHMDEVAQVVYRLDKTGMAQPFEDIRARLTGFLDEAARRAGGGNVLVVTHAFVIKTLLFLFAPDRVNEKAKIENASITMVVWEDGALRVEEISDTHYSA
- the vanTG gene encoding membrane bound serine racemase VanT encodes the protein MMGAKSKTGGLDWFRPVAALLVVAVHTGPLLSVSAGANYLITDILARLAVPFFFAVSGYFLAPKLDAQGAAALLPFLKKTAILYGASTLLYLPIRFYSGYFQQPGLPGLILRDIFLDGTFYHLWYFPAAMLGACLVCLLLRLCRRPGIALGVCAGLYLLGLLGDSYFGLAALLPPLGAAYESYFALFGLTRNGVFFAPIFLLLGGMLARRPARRTPKQYAAALCGALALLIAEGITVKQFSLAHFDALYLSLPLCVALLILWLRGLNLDGKPALRTWAAAVYVLHPLCIVLVRGAAKVLVLTALLVECSPVHYLAVVLISGALALPFALWGRRCGRAAPPRRGRAWTEIDLDALRHNAAALSALLPEGCSLMAVVKADAYGHGAPETARACTRAGIHAFAVATAEEGVQLRRAGIRGEILVLGYSGPEYAPLLSRCRLTQTVVSAGHARALDGAGFPLRVHLKVDTGMHRLGIPWDDAGALEGVFACRSLRVCGMFTHLAAAETLDEAGEARTREQIRRFYSTAEALERAGHAPGALHIQNSYGLLNYGPLPCAYVRAGISLYGVYSAPGDRTRTAPALRPVLSLRARVAQVHTLEAGERAGYDGAYVARRPSRVALLTVGYADGYPRACSCGKGRVLLHGQYAPVAGLVCMDQLLVDITDIPGVEPGDIATLIGRDGDQLLSAEEVAGAAGTITNELLSRMGGRLERVFLASGGNPG
- a CDS encoding YgiQ family radical SAM protein — encoded protein: MNPFLPVSKADMKARGWDGYDFLVITGDAYVDHPTFGPAIISRVLEAEGYRVAVLAQPDWRKPSAFTALGRPRLGVLVSGGNIDSMVAHYTVAKKRRHDDAYSPGNLPGLRPDRATIVYANRVREVFGDIPLVIGGLEASLRRFAHYDYWEDKVRRSILFDSQADLLVYGMGENATREIAARLASGTPAGEITDVRGTCFAAKNPAQCAYPRVECASFEEVCADKRAYAEANRIQYEEHDAVRGKAILQRHGAQLLVVNPPAMPLSTAELDFVAELPYAREPHPMYDERGGVPAIEEVRFSVAHNRGCFGACNFCSLAFHQGRMITCRSQESVVREVTALTKHPGFKGYIHDVGGPTANFRHPSCKKQLKAGMCKNRACLAPTPCPNLDADHSDYLALLRRLREIPGIKKIFIRSGIRFDYMLQDKNGEFFGELVKHHVSGQLKVAPEHCVGGVLDYMGKPHIDVYERFRKKYDSLNQKYGMKQFLVPYLMSSHPGCTLPDAVELAEWLNCTGRQPEQVQDFYPTPGTLSTCMYYTGLDPRTMQPVYVPKDPHEKAMQRALMQWKRPEKRRLVLEALHAAHREDLIGFGKNCLLRPVGRGPAPAAEPKGKPAGRGQAPAAPSAKPRSKKGWASAKPKKNARPNKKKK
- the dfx gene encoding desulfoferrodoxin — its product is MEFKLYRCAHCGNVVWKLVDKGVPVICCGEPMQELVPNTTDGALEKHVPVVERVAHGHGSVVTVKVGSVEHPMLPEHFIQIIAAVDGDTVTVRLPGPGEKPELKTGVKGEKVEAYEYCNLHGFWKGEG
- the vanY gene encoding D-alanyl-D-alanine carboxypeptidase produces the protein MSAEALSRTGALILVNADHPLAADPPPEELTPVDARHPEILLHVRARAMLELLLREVDGAGGIVPVSGYRPLSEQRQIWENSLAREGRAFTETYVARPGCSEHQTGLAIDLGENRLDIDFIRPAFPDTGACGAFRRRAADYGFVLRYPAGKESVTGIGHEPWHFRYVGWPHSRMMEDRGLVLEEYLDYLRGFSPEAPLRCRAAGRTFEICYSPRPAGLEGRLPAGVPCQWSGDNAGGAVLTLWRDAG
- the vanG gene encoding D-alanine--D-alanine ligase, whose translation is MKKPSIAILFGGCSTEYPVSLQSAHAVITHLDREKYEPVLLGITRDGRWFRYTGPEDALLDDTWHTDARHLTPAVISPDRGLHGLLLLSTAGPSSLRLDAAFPVLHGKNGEDGTVQGLLELAGIPVVGCGVLPSAVCMDKDVAHRLAAVAGIDVPPSAVFYGWEALSLLAQRTGGLAYPLFVKPARAGSSFGITRIEGPEDLEGAVRAALEHDDKVVIEQSVPGFEVGCAVLGTQVLTAGRVDEIELAAGFFDYTEKYNLITSKIHMPARISPELEARVRAAALAAYRALECRGFARVDLFLTPEGRVVFNEINTIPGFTAHSRYPSMMGGVGLDFSALVEALVSQAVGA